In a genomic window of Numenius arquata chromosome 5, bNumArq3.hap1.1, whole genome shotgun sequence:
- the PABIR2 gene encoding PABIR family member 2 isoform X5, which yields MAQEKMELDLELPAGSAAAPGDGGGLRRSNSAPLIHGLSDNSQVFQPYVLRTRRNSTTVMSRHSMLLSSSPIRIPSSRLHQIRREEGVDLMNRETAHEREVQTAMQISQSWEESLSLSDNDLDKSEKSSSPKRIDFIPVSPAPSPTRGIGKQCFSPSLQMFVSSNGLPPSPIPSPTRRFSKRSQSPINCIRPSVLGPIKRKGEMETESQPKRLFQGTTNMLSPDVTHLTDLSSCLSSDILDGSSSSVGSSSDSLTKGSITTESPVTCSNSCSSFILMDDLSPK from the exons ATGGCTCAGGAGAAAATGGAGCTGGACCTGGAGCTGCCGGCGGGGAGCGCCGCGGCGCCGGGCGACGGGGGCGGCCTGAGGCGATCGAACAGCGCCCCCCTCATCCACGGGCTCAG TGACAACTCACAGGTTTTTCAACCTTACGTGTTGCGAACTCGCAGGAACAGTACAACAGTTATGAGCCGTCACAGTATG ttgttgtcATCATCTCCTATTCGTATTCCTAGTAGCCGACTTCATCAGATCAGACGG GAGGAAGGAGTGGATTTAATGAACAGAGAAACAGCACATGAAAG GGAAGTGCAAACAGCAATGCAGATAAGCCAGTCATGGGAGGAAAGCTTGAGCCTG AGCGACAATGACTTGGACAAGTCTGAGAAATCTTCCTCCCCAAAGAGAATAGACTTCATTCCAGTTTCGCCTGCTCCTTCACCGACAAGAGGAATAGGAAAG CAATGTTTTTCCCCATCATTGCAAATGTTTGTGAGCAGTAATGGATTGCCTCCAAGCCCTATTCCCAGTCCAACAAGGCGATTCTCCAA GAGGAGTCAAAGTCCAATCAACTGTATCAGGCCCAGTGTTCTTGGCcccattaaaagaaaag GTGAAATGGAAACTGAAAGTCAGCCAAAGAGACTTTTTCAAGGAACAACCAACATGCTTTCTCCAGATGTTACACATCTGACAGATCTCAGTTCATG cctgtcttcagatATTCTCgatgggagcagcagcagtgttGGCTCTTCCTCCGACTCGCTGACTAAAGGCAGCATAACCACAGAGTCTCCCGTAACGTGCTCAAACTCGTGCTCTTCATTCATTTTGATGGATGATCTCTCACCGAAGTGA
- the PABIR2 gene encoding PABIR family member 2 isoform X3 — protein MAQEKMELDLELPAGSAAAPGDGGGLRRSNSAPLIHGLSDNSQVFQPYVLRTRRNSTTVMSRHSMLLSSSPIRIPSSRLHQIRREEGVDLMNRETAHEREVQTAMQISQSWEESLSLSDNDLDKSEKSSSPKRIDFIPVSPAPSPTRGIGKQCFSPSLQMFVSSNGLPPSPIPSPTRRFSNRRSQSPINCIRPSVLGPIKRKGMCEMETESQPKRLFQGTTNMLSPDVTHLTDLSSCLSSDILDGSSSSVGSSSDSLTKGSITTESPVTCSNSCSSFILMDDLSPK, from the exons ATGGCTCAGGAGAAAATGGAGCTGGACCTGGAGCTGCCGGCGGGGAGCGCCGCGGCGCCGGGCGACGGGGGCGGCCTGAGGCGATCGAACAGCGCCCCCCTCATCCACGGGCTCAG TGACAACTCACAGGTTTTTCAACCTTACGTGTTGCGAACTCGCAGGAACAGTACAACAGTTATGAGCCGTCACAGTATG ttgttgtcATCATCTCCTATTCGTATTCCTAGTAGCCGACTTCATCAGATCAGACGG GAGGAAGGAGTGGATTTAATGAACAGAGAAACAGCACATGAAAG GGAAGTGCAAACAGCAATGCAGATAAGCCAGTCATGGGAGGAAAGCTTGAGCCTG AGCGACAATGACTTGGACAAGTCTGAGAAATCTTCCTCCCCAAAGAGAATAGACTTCATTCCAGTTTCGCCTGCTCCTTCACCGACAAGAGGAATAGGAAAG CAATGTTTTTCCCCATCATTGCAAATGTTTGTGAGCAGTAATGGATTGCCTCCAAGCCCTATTCCCAGTCCAACAAGGCGATTCTCCAA CAGGAGGAGTCAAAGTCCAATCAACTGTATCAGGCCCAGTGTTCTTGGCcccattaaaagaaaaggtaTGT GTGAAATGGAAACTGAAAGTCAGCCAAAGAGACTTTTTCAAGGAACAACCAACATGCTTTCTCCAGATGTTACACATCTGACAGATCTCAGTTCATG cctgtcttcagatATTCTCgatgggagcagcagcagtgttGGCTCTTCCTCCGACTCGCTGACTAAAGGCAGCATAACCACAGAGTCTCCCGTAACGTGCTCAAACTCGTGCTCTTCATTCATTTTGATGGATGATCTCTCACCGAAGTGA
- the PABIR2 gene encoding PABIR family member 2 isoform X4, whose amino-acid sequence MAQEKMELDLELPAGSAAAPGDGGGLRRSNSAPLIHGLSDNSQVFQPYVLRTRRNSTTVMSRHSMLLSSSPIRIPSSRLHQIRREEGVDLMNRETAHEREVQTAMQISQSWEESLSLSDNDLDKSEKSSSPKRIDFIPVSPAPSPTRGIGKQCFSPSLQMFVSSNGLPPSPIPSPTRRFSNRRSQSPINCIRPSVLGPIKRKGEMETESQPKRLFQGTTNMLSPDVTHLTDLSSCLSSDILDGSSSSVGSSSDSLTKGSITTESPVTCSNSCSSFILMDDLSPK is encoded by the exons ATGGCTCAGGAGAAAATGGAGCTGGACCTGGAGCTGCCGGCGGGGAGCGCCGCGGCGCCGGGCGACGGGGGCGGCCTGAGGCGATCGAACAGCGCCCCCCTCATCCACGGGCTCAG TGACAACTCACAGGTTTTTCAACCTTACGTGTTGCGAACTCGCAGGAACAGTACAACAGTTATGAGCCGTCACAGTATG ttgttgtcATCATCTCCTATTCGTATTCCTAGTAGCCGACTTCATCAGATCAGACGG GAGGAAGGAGTGGATTTAATGAACAGAGAAACAGCACATGAAAG GGAAGTGCAAACAGCAATGCAGATAAGCCAGTCATGGGAGGAAAGCTTGAGCCTG AGCGACAATGACTTGGACAAGTCTGAGAAATCTTCCTCCCCAAAGAGAATAGACTTCATTCCAGTTTCGCCTGCTCCTTCACCGACAAGAGGAATAGGAAAG CAATGTTTTTCCCCATCATTGCAAATGTTTGTGAGCAGTAATGGATTGCCTCCAAGCCCTATTCCCAGTCCAACAAGGCGATTCTCCAA CAGGAGGAGTCAAAGTCCAATCAACTGTATCAGGCCCAGTGTTCTTGGCcccattaaaagaaaag GTGAAATGGAAACTGAAAGTCAGCCAAAGAGACTTTTTCAAGGAACAACCAACATGCTTTCTCCAGATGTTACACATCTGACAGATCTCAGTTCATG cctgtcttcagatATTCTCgatgggagcagcagcagtgttGGCTCTTCCTCCGACTCGCTGACTAAAGGCAGCATAACCACAGAGTCTCCCGTAACGTGCTCAAACTCGTGCTCTTCATTCATTTTGATGGATGATCTCTCACCGAAGTGA
- the PABIR2 gene encoding PABIR family member 2 isoform X6: MAQEKMELDLELPAGSAAAPGDGGGLRRSNSAPLIHGLSDNSQVFQPYVLRTRRNSTTVMSRHSMEEGVDLMNRETAHEREVQTAMQISQSWEESLSLSDNDLDKSEKSSSPKRIDFIPVSPAPSPTRGIGKQCFSPSLQMFVSSNGLPPSPIPSPTRRFSNRRSQSPINCIRPSVLGPIKRKGEMETESQPKRLFQGTTNMLSPDVTHLTDLSSCLSSDILDGSSSSVGSSSDSLTKGSITTESPVTCSNSCSSFILMDDLSPK; encoded by the exons ATGGCTCAGGAGAAAATGGAGCTGGACCTGGAGCTGCCGGCGGGGAGCGCCGCGGCGCCGGGCGACGGGGGCGGCCTGAGGCGATCGAACAGCGCCCCCCTCATCCACGGGCTCAG TGACAACTCACAGGTTTTTCAACCTTACGTGTTGCGAACTCGCAGGAACAGTACAACAGTTATGAGCCGTCACAGTATG GAGGAAGGAGTGGATTTAATGAACAGAGAAACAGCACATGAAAG GGAAGTGCAAACAGCAATGCAGATAAGCCAGTCATGGGAGGAAAGCTTGAGCCTG AGCGACAATGACTTGGACAAGTCTGAGAAATCTTCCTCCCCAAAGAGAATAGACTTCATTCCAGTTTCGCCTGCTCCTTCACCGACAAGAGGAATAGGAAAG CAATGTTTTTCCCCATCATTGCAAATGTTTGTGAGCAGTAATGGATTGCCTCCAAGCCCTATTCCCAGTCCAACAAGGCGATTCTCCAA CAGGAGGAGTCAAAGTCCAATCAACTGTATCAGGCCCAGTGTTCTTGGCcccattaaaagaaaag GTGAAATGGAAACTGAAAGTCAGCCAAAGAGACTTTTTCAAGGAACAACCAACATGCTTTCTCCAGATGTTACACATCTGACAGATCTCAGTTCATG cctgtcttcagatATTCTCgatgggagcagcagcagtgttGGCTCTTCCTCCGACTCGCTGACTAAAGGCAGCATAACCACAGAGTCTCCCGTAACGTGCTCAAACTCGTGCTCTTCATTCATTTTGATGGATGATCTCTCACCGAAGTGA
- the PABIR2 gene encoding PABIR family member 2 isoform X1: MAQEKMELDLELPAGSAAAPGDGGGLRRSNSAPLIHGLSDNSQVFQPYVLRTRRNSTTVMSRHSMVSFQLLSSSPIRIPSSRLHQIRREEGVDLMNRETAHEREVQTAMQISQSWEESLSLSDNDLDKSEKSSSPKRIDFIPVSPAPSPTRGIGKQCFSPSLQMFVSSNGLPPSPIPSPTRRFSNRRSQSPINCIRPSVLGPIKRKGEMETESQPKRLFQGTTNMLSPDVTHLTDLSSCLSSDILDGSSSSVGSSSDSLTKGSITTESPVTCSNSCSSFILMDDLSPK; this comes from the exons ATGGCTCAGGAGAAAATGGAGCTGGACCTGGAGCTGCCGGCGGGGAGCGCCGCGGCGCCGGGCGACGGGGGCGGCCTGAGGCGATCGAACAGCGCCCCCCTCATCCACGGGCTCAG TGACAACTCACAGGTTTTTCAACCTTACGTGTTGCGAACTCGCAGGAACAGTACAACAGTTATGAGCCGTCACAGTATGGTAAG ttttcagttgttgtcATCATCTCCTATTCGTATTCCTAGTAGCCGACTTCATCAGATCAGACGG GAGGAAGGAGTGGATTTAATGAACAGAGAAACAGCACATGAAAG GGAAGTGCAAACAGCAATGCAGATAAGCCAGTCATGGGAGGAAAGCTTGAGCCTG AGCGACAATGACTTGGACAAGTCTGAGAAATCTTCCTCCCCAAAGAGAATAGACTTCATTCCAGTTTCGCCTGCTCCTTCACCGACAAGAGGAATAGGAAAG CAATGTTTTTCCCCATCATTGCAAATGTTTGTGAGCAGTAATGGATTGCCTCCAAGCCCTATTCCCAGTCCAACAAGGCGATTCTCCAA CAGGAGGAGTCAAAGTCCAATCAACTGTATCAGGCCCAGTGTTCTTGGCcccattaaaagaaaag GTGAAATGGAAACTGAAAGTCAGCCAAAGAGACTTTTTCAAGGAACAACCAACATGCTTTCTCCAGATGTTACACATCTGACAGATCTCAGTTCATG cctgtcttcagatATTCTCgatgggagcagcagcagtgttGGCTCTTCCTCCGACTCGCTGACTAAAGGCAGCATAACCACAGAGTCTCCCGTAACGTGCTCAAACTCGTGCTCTTCATTCATTTTGATGGATGATCTCTCACCGAAGTGA
- the PABIR2 gene encoding PABIR family member 2 isoform X7, producing MAQEKMELDLELPAGSAAAPGDGGGLRRSNSAPLIHGLSDNSQVFQPYVLRTRRNSTTVMSRHSMEEGVDLMNRETAHEREVQTAMQISQSWEESLSLSDNDLDKSEKSSSPKRIDFIPVSPAPSPTRGIGKQCFSPSLQMFVSSNGLPPSPIPSPTRRFSKRSQSPINCIRPSVLGPIKRKGEMETESQPKRLFQGTTNMLSPDVTHLTDLSSCLSSDILDGSSSSVGSSSDSLTKGSITTESPVTCSNSCSSFILMDDLSPK from the exons ATGGCTCAGGAGAAAATGGAGCTGGACCTGGAGCTGCCGGCGGGGAGCGCCGCGGCGCCGGGCGACGGGGGCGGCCTGAGGCGATCGAACAGCGCCCCCCTCATCCACGGGCTCAG TGACAACTCACAGGTTTTTCAACCTTACGTGTTGCGAACTCGCAGGAACAGTACAACAGTTATGAGCCGTCACAGTATG GAGGAAGGAGTGGATTTAATGAACAGAGAAACAGCACATGAAAG GGAAGTGCAAACAGCAATGCAGATAAGCCAGTCATGGGAGGAAAGCTTGAGCCTG AGCGACAATGACTTGGACAAGTCTGAGAAATCTTCCTCCCCAAAGAGAATAGACTTCATTCCAGTTTCGCCTGCTCCTTCACCGACAAGAGGAATAGGAAAG CAATGTTTTTCCCCATCATTGCAAATGTTTGTGAGCAGTAATGGATTGCCTCCAAGCCCTATTCCCAGTCCAACAAGGCGATTCTCCAA GAGGAGTCAAAGTCCAATCAACTGTATCAGGCCCAGTGTTCTTGGCcccattaaaagaaaag GTGAAATGGAAACTGAAAGTCAGCCAAAGAGACTTTTTCAAGGAACAACCAACATGCTTTCTCCAGATGTTACACATCTGACAGATCTCAGTTCATG cctgtcttcagatATTCTCgatgggagcagcagcagtgttGGCTCTTCCTCCGACTCGCTGACTAAAGGCAGCATAACCACAGAGTCTCCCGTAACGTGCTCAAACTCGTGCTCTTCATTCATTTTGATGGATGATCTCTCACCGAAGTGA
- the PABIR2 gene encoding PABIR family member 2 isoform X2, whose amino-acid sequence MAQEKMELDLELPAGSAAAPGDGGGLRRSNSAPLIHGLSDNSQVFQPYVLRTRRNSTTVMSRHSMVSFQLLSSSPIRIPSSRLHQIRREEGVDLMNRETAHEREVQTAMQISQSWEESLSLSDNDLDKSEKSSSPKRIDFIPVSPAPSPTRGIGKQCFSPSLQMFVSSNGLPPSPIPSPTRRFSKRSQSPINCIRPSVLGPIKRKGEMETESQPKRLFQGTTNMLSPDVTHLTDLSSCLSSDILDGSSSSVGSSSDSLTKGSITTESPVTCSNSCSSFILMDDLSPK is encoded by the exons ATGGCTCAGGAGAAAATGGAGCTGGACCTGGAGCTGCCGGCGGGGAGCGCCGCGGCGCCGGGCGACGGGGGCGGCCTGAGGCGATCGAACAGCGCCCCCCTCATCCACGGGCTCAG TGACAACTCACAGGTTTTTCAACCTTACGTGTTGCGAACTCGCAGGAACAGTACAACAGTTATGAGCCGTCACAGTATGGTAAG ttttcagttgttgtcATCATCTCCTATTCGTATTCCTAGTAGCCGACTTCATCAGATCAGACGG GAGGAAGGAGTGGATTTAATGAACAGAGAAACAGCACATGAAAG GGAAGTGCAAACAGCAATGCAGATAAGCCAGTCATGGGAGGAAAGCTTGAGCCTG AGCGACAATGACTTGGACAAGTCTGAGAAATCTTCCTCCCCAAAGAGAATAGACTTCATTCCAGTTTCGCCTGCTCCTTCACCGACAAGAGGAATAGGAAAG CAATGTTTTTCCCCATCATTGCAAATGTTTGTGAGCAGTAATGGATTGCCTCCAAGCCCTATTCCCAGTCCAACAAGGCGATTCTCCAA GAGGAGTCAAAGTCCAATCAACTGTATCAGGCCCAGTGTTCTTGGCcccattaaaagaaaag GTGAAATGGAAACTGAAAGTCAGCCAAAGAGACTTTTTCAAGGAACAACCAACATGCTTTCTCCAGATGTTACACATCTGACAGATCTCAGTTCATG cctgtcttcagatATTCTCgatgggagcagcagcagtgttGGCTCTTCCTCCGACTCGCTGACTAAAGGCAGCATAACCACAGAGTCTCCCGTAACGTGCTCAAACTCGTGCTCTTCATTCATTTTGATGGATGATCTCTCACCGAAGTGA